One region of Kazachstania africana CBS 2517 chromosome 3, complete genome genomic DNA includes:
- the KAFR0C06150 gene encoding uncharacterized protein (similar to Saccharomyces cerevisiae DRE2 (YKR071C); ancestral locus Anc_5.654), producing the protein MTVTESQKNMERALLLLHPAITTMPEKVPEVKEQYETENLKFTEQYLINKVNDGSVKVAQGTYDLIYYLTPEKREDILFPSKLVTILGDALKDNGNLYGLSDKYKIDALINGFEIVNENNAYFWIKKEKKTEDVAPVSLRKARSGNTSELRKKLPSFKKLGNLSNKKLVSDEEEDDDDENEDGVFSDSAKAKFLDSLLDSEGGEESVSEDELIIEGKDNVVTMIMCGKTKTKKKKACKDCSCGLKEEVEEEIEQIRSVQEKVIKFTEDELTEIDFTIEGKKVGGCGSCTLGDAFRCSGCPYLGLPAFKPGERISLATISDDL; encoded by the coding sequence ATGACAGTAACTGAGagccaaaaaaatatggagAGagctttattattattgcaTCCGGCTATTACTACTATGCCGGAGAAGGTTCCAGAAGTGAAAGAACAATACGAAACTGAAAATCTTAAATTCACGGAACAATATCTAATAAATAAAGTAAATGATGGGTCTGTGAAAGTAGCACAAGGTACATatgatttgatttattatttgacGCCTGAAAAACGTGAGGATATCTTGTTTCCTAGTAAGTTAGTAACTATTCTAGGCGATGCGTTGAAAGATAACGGTAACTTATATGGCTTAAGTGATAAGTACAAGATAGACGCACTAATAAATGGATTTGAGATtgtaaatgaaaataatgcatatttttggattaagaaggaaaagaaaacgGAGGATGTAGCCCCCGTGAGTCTGAGAAAAGCCAGAAGTGGTAATACCAGCGAACTTAGAAAGAAACTACCTAGTTTCAAGAAACTAGGCAATCTTTCAAACAAGAAGCTTgtttctgatgaagaagaggatgatgatgacgaaaACGAAGATGGGGTGTTCAGTGATTCGGCCAAGGCCAAATTTCTGGATTCATTACTTGACAGTGAAGGTGGTGAGGAGTCAGTGTCGGAGGATGAGCTGATTATAGAAGGTAAAGATAATGTCGTAACTATGATCATGTGTGGGAAGACCaagacaaagaagaagaaagcaTGTAAGGACTGTAGTTGTGGCTTGAAAGAGGaagtggaagaagaaatagaacAAATCAGAAGCGTACAGGAGAAGGTAATCAAATTCACTGAAGACGAACTAACCGAGATTGATTTCACCATTGAAGGCAAAAAAGTTGGTGGATGTGGGTCATGTACATTGGGAGACGCCTTCAGATGCAGTGGCTGTCCCTACTTGGGTCTACCTGCATTCAAACCAGGTGAAAGAATCAGCCTGGCAACTATTTCTGACGATTTATAA
- the ASE1 gene encoding Ase1p (similar to Saccharomyces cerevisiae ASE1 (YOR058C); ancestral locus Anc_5.658) — MNSVTDHPSSLATESITSSTESATNTTNSPVITATPATTSGTIFPISTSKDFLTLTPVKINDLSSPIRPSTFDGPYPNQSQKTIFNTTSNSSSPYSDKFNVISKQLEKLLGDLHVFYQKIGYSNLDIQKKEEAIFSTLSESINNFYQDAQTEMENLSTSNDMEQEILNKILENLNDPNGIRTIPDLYIRNSILFETRKTVPQSPKKPLSLLNKKSLLESAKIFIFNAYIPKLISFLNNALNLQIIINSVGTIESMAEEDVQFINNIPKLYVIQACLKSLNETNEISQISNFIGSNKKLFLYSDQFKHLTPKRNERLAELTKYYGTEYDFRFCEVKKLIKNIETLLHELRLNATDNLNKDEIELLTKYSRIEKASENEYVPLNDDLLNKFKFIKKQYEIVKSQRFEEKKLLLDNCRELWCKLKVPEEYTSFFLNKNNNLSLDVIDNFKIEFQRLQTMKKELIKDLITESWEKINELWDTLQIPNEDRANFIGKFKNMKETSQGLQDDENLLEVCEVEIKNLNEQLKIYEPVLNLIKEFQSLQKDKIFLENSSKDSSRLLARNSHKILLKEENTRRRLKRHFPKVIKELKVKLVEAEDFFHKPFSFNGEKLQDIILKEEEEFMSRYPKSVLNFGRTRPVVNSTRVNDNHSRKHATIPKTTTMRSKTYSTAELMSRTVHKTPIRHKSDSMVRKEKISRSLSPSRSNNDNFVQFSTVQERKSMNLNNATRIRKPTLMKSYSEITSSTMSPTLALADMKFNDIRPKKLFPVDMNKLNRERNNTMHKSQIPKLSQINKTSTTQQHSQTNESKDAAIVDKENAYDGRLSSPYKEPDHSIYKLSMSPDGKFRLNIQQRDLDNPFDDTSIFEEDVSMPTQEQENYSSLPMNILPPPLQGEQDSAATEPMQPENSLIVEINS, encoded by the coding sequence ATGAATTCAGTAACAGATCATCCCTCATCTCTGGCCACTGAGTCCATAACATCCTCAACAGAGAGTGCAACGAATACCACAAATTCTCCCGTGATTACTGCAACCCCAGCTACCACATCTGGTACCATATTTCCCATTAGCACTTCAAAAGATTTCCTGACATTGACGCCTGTCAAAATCAACGATTTAAGTTCTCCAATTAGACCATCCACTTTTGACGGACCATATCCAAATCAGTCACAAAAGACAATATTCAACACAACCAGCAATAGTTCTTCTCCCTACAGTGACAAATTTAATGTGATATCCAAACAATTGGAAAAACTATTAGGTGACCTGCACgttttttatcaaaaaattgggTACTCCAACTTAGACatacaaaagaaagaggAAGCTATTTTCAGCACGTTGTCTGAATcaataaacaatttttacCAAGATGCACAAACGGAAATGGAAAATCTATCGACTAGTAATGATATGGAAcaagaaatattgaataagaTTTTAGAAAACTTAAATGATCCAAATGGTATAAGGACAATACCTGATTTATACATTAGAAATTCCATCTTATTCGAAACCAGAAAGACCGTACCACAATCTCCGAAGAAGCCCTTATCTCTACTGAATAAAAAGTCCTTATTAGAATCagcaaaaattttcatattcaatGCctatattccaaaattaatCAGTTTCTTAAATAACGCATTGAATTTACAGATCATAATAAATTCTGTGGGTACCATAGAATCAATggcagaagaagatgtacaatttattaataatatccCCAAACTCTATGTAATTCAAGCTTGtttgaaaagtttgaatGAGACCAATGAAATCAGTCAAATTTCCAACTTTATTGGATCAAATAAGAAACTTTTTCTCTATAGTGACCAATTCAAGCATCTAACACCAAAgagaaatgaaagattaGCAGAGCTAACGAAATATTATGGAACTGAATATGATTTTAGGTTTTGTGaagttaaaaaattgatcaagaATATTGAAACTTTGTTACATGAATTACGTCTTAACGCAACTGATAATTTGAACAAGGATGAGATTGAATTACTCACCAAATATTCTAGAATTGAGAAAGCTtctgaaaatgaatatgtGCCATTGAATGACGACCTCTTAAACAAgtttaaattcattaaaaaacaATATGAAATTGTCAAATCACAACGATtcgaggaaaaaaaattgctttTAGATAATTGTAGAGAATTATGGTGTAAATTGAAAGTACCTGAAGAATATACCAGTTTCTTTTTAAATAAGAACAACAATCTTTCTCTTGATGTCATAGATAACTTCAAGATTGAGTTTCAAAGGCTACAGACCATGAAGAAGGAATTGATTAAGGATTTAATAACTGAATCCTGGGAAAAGATTAACGAATTATGGGACACTTTACAAATTCCAAACGAGGACAGAGCAAATTTCATAGGTAAgttcaaaaatatgaagGAAACTTCTCAAGGATTACaggatgatgaaaatttactGGAAGTTTGTGAAgttgaaataaaaaactTGAACGAACAACTGAAAATATATGAGCCCGTTCTTAACTTGATCAAAGAATTCCAATCATTACAGAAGGATAAAATATTCTTAGAAAATAGTAGTAAAGATTCATCAAGGTTACTTGCAAGAAACTCTCATAAAATACTAttaaaagaggaaaatacTAGAAGAAGGCTAAAGAGACATTTCCCCAAAGTCATCAAGGAGCTCAAGGTCAAATTAGTTGAAGCTGAAGATTTTTTCCACAAACCATTCTCCTTTAATGGTGAAAAACTCCAAGATATTATcttaaaagaagaagaggaattTATGAGTAGGTATCCAAAAAGCGTTTTAAATTTTGGTAGGACGAGGCCTGTTGTCAATTCTACCAGGGTAAATGATAATCATTCAAGAAAGCATGCAACAATCCCAAAAACAACAACTATGAGATCAAAGACCTACAGTACAGCTGAATTGATGTCAAGAACTGTTCATAAAACCCCAATTAGACATAAAAGTGATAGCATGgtaagaaaagaaaaaatatcgCGTTCTTTAAGTCCATCAAGAAGCaataatgacaattttGTACAGTTTTCCACTGTACAAGAGAGGAAATCCATGAATCTCAATAATGCCACGAGGATAAGGAAGCCAACTTTAATGAAGTCATATTCAGAGATCACTAGCTCGACGATGTCACCTACTTTGGCCTTAGCAGACAtgaaatttaatgatataCGACCAAAAAAGTTATTTCCAGTTGAcatgaataaattaaatcGTGAAAGGAACAACACAATGCACAAGAGTCAGATACCAAAACTGTCTCAGATCAATAAGACGTCCACAACGCAACAACATTCTCAAACTAACGAGAGCAAGGACGCTGCCATagttgataaagaaaacGCATATGATGGTCGACTCAGTAGCCCCTACAAAGAGCCAGACCACAGCATTTACAAATTATCGATGTCGCCGGACGGTAAGTTCAGATTGAATATACAGCAGAGAGATCTAGACAACCCATTTGACGACACGAgtatatttgaagaagatgtcTCAATGCCCACTCAAGAGCAAGAAAACTATTCCTCACTCCCCATGAACATCCTACCTCCGCCATTACAAGGAGAACAAGATTCAGCAGCGACAGAACCGATGCAGCCAGAAAATAGCCTGATTGTCGAAATAAACTCATAG
- the KAFR0C06160 gene encoding uncharacterized protein (similar to Saccharomyces cerevisiae SIS2 (YKR072C) and VHS3 (YOR054C); ancestral locus Anc_5.655): MIDPLKEKKPVIVSPNFVPLSQRERTSEDPMMTRNTSPLDCVSSFVQSSLANSPILRTSTSPTGSQTKSIMNASGTSGAVVTNSTSSVMKKTPMVTFDDPKVKIAAQSTFEIENKEATQLRDINTKLASELEASAFSNMSTPTSILSPKSDSVDSKLAKDFKHIQLDEPSKPFFVAGKTRSRSNSGTYSSNGTSSGSVGTGENINTLESVLEGISTSNTVAPNIPRRENVKNIDPRLPQDDGKLHVLFGATGSMSVFKIRIMIKKLEEIYGKDKISIQVILTQSATQFFAKRYLKKIANNTNLININSNNSSGNLAEVNLSRINSDISLISAASSTQTRVNGTIELQSPVTPIEFPSHIRVWTDQDEWDTWHNRTDPVLHIELRRWADILVVAPLTANTLSKITLGLCDNLLTSVIRAWNPMFPIFLAPSMVSSTYNSIMTKKQLKIIEEEMPWITVFKPSEKVIGVNGDIGLGGMMDKNEIIDKIVIKLGGYPKDNEEEIPDDDEDEEEEEEGDKTVSDVLDDDDDDDDDDDDDDDDDEEDDDGEEMKAFPETTTT, from the coding sequence ATGATAGATCctttaaaagaaaagaagccAGTTATTGTATCACCGAACTTCGTTCCCTTATCACAAAGAGAGCGTACTTCCGAAGATCCCATGATGACCAGAAATACATCTCCGTTGGACTGTGTCAGTTCTTTTGTTCAATCTTCATTAGCGAACTCACCTATATTAAGAACATCTACGAGTCCTACTGGATCACAGACAAAGTCCATCATGAACGCATCTGGTACCTCAGGCGCTGTGGTAACTAACTCCACATCTTCGGTAATGAAAAAGACTCCAATGGTAACTTTTGATGACCCAAAGGTCAAAATTGCAGCACAATCAACTttcgaaattgaaaataaagaagcCACTCAACTAAGGGATATCAACACGAAGTTGGCATCAGAGTTGGAGGCTTCAGCTTTTTCCAATATGTCTACTCCAACGTCTATACTATCACCAAAGTCTGATAGTGTAGATTCCAAGCTTGCCAAGGATTTCAAGCATATTCAATTAGATGAGCCTTCAAAACCTTTTTTCGTAGCTGGTAAGACAAGATCTCGCTCAAACAGTGGGACATATAGTAGCAACGGTACTTCTAGTGGGTCAGTTGGTACTGGtgaaaatatcaacacGTTGGAATCTGTCTTAGAGGGAATTTCAACTTCGAACACTGTTGCTCCAAATATTCCAAGAAGGGAAAAtgtaaaaaatattgatccTAGATTGCCACAGGATGATGGTAAACTACACGTTTTATTCGGTGCTACAGGTTCTATGTCTGTATTCAAGATCAGGATAATgattaaaaaattggaagaaatttatGGTAAGGATAAAATTTCCATTCAAGTGATTTTAACACAGTCAGCGACACAATTTTTTGCTAAGAGATACCTAAAAAAGATTGCTAATAACACTAATCTCATAAATATCAACAGTAATAATAGTAGCGGCAATCTAGCTGAAGTGAATCTAAGTAGAATAAATTCCGACATCTCATTGATTTCAGCGGCATCATCGACACAAACGAGAGTGAATGGTACTATTGAACTTCAGTCCCCTGTAACTCCCATTGAATTTCCATCACATATTAGAGTTTGGACAGACCAAGATGAATGGGATACGTGGCACAACAGAACAGATCCTGTATTGCATATTGAATTACGTAGGTGGGCAGATATATTGGTGGTAGCTCCGCTAACAGCCAATACATTGTCTAAGATCACGTTGGGTCTTTGTGATAATTTACTGACAAGTGTCATCAGGGCATGGAACCCTATGTTTCCTATTTTCCTTGCACCTTCTATGGTATCGTCAACTTATAATTCTATAATGACAaagaaacaattgaaaataatagaagAGGAAATGCCCTGGATAACGGTTTTCAAGCCATCAGAAAAAGTTATCGGAGTCAATGGTGATATTGGTCTAGGTGGTATGATGGAcaagaatgaaattatAGACAAGATTGTAATAAAATTAGGAGGATATCCCAaggataatgaagaagaaatacccgatgatgatgaagacgaggaagaggaagaggaagGCGACAAAACAGTCAGCGACGTTctagatgatgatgatgatgacgatgacgacgatgacgatgacgacgatgatgatgaagaagatgacgatGGTGAAGAAATGAAGGCATTCCCAGAGACCACCACGACATAG
- the ETT1 gene encoding Ett1p (similar to Saccharomyces cerevisiae YOR051C; ancestral locus Anc_5.650) — MAKRPLGISQKNKSKKQKKETTPVSKENSNSPQLTFQVNENEDPENEITQLKTLLKSYLDSPRDTETLLNGVINECNSAITAKNETLLNDIEFYVIFAIALSELSVFKVNDSKLRINDIFENAMDAIKLGMEKNFKDTSKLRLIVSKIIFQRIPLEYISKLKVSSTKIANIDLSKMLKEGIESFSVIREKDMDQLELCFEILKSFDDLLDIVENFGTENNLKEGLDSDDDEELDEEEDEEIVLKKNHPLHGIKNNLHSHYKWLKNQFIELFEFVSETYKGSKLYHSIAKSTGELYLKDAEIPSSTYVRLQYGHDDGGDEEITLTEEEEKLAAESQKEALNLIKSALEYLDKAQISDDPETWVQVAEAYIDLGNIHDYGSTEQEDAYKKAEELLKRANVASHNKYEDILNNLLQKD, encoded by the coding sequence ATGGCTAAGAGACCATTAGGAATTTCCCAAAAgaataaatcaaagaaacaaaagaaggAGACCACTCcagtttcaaaagaaaactcAAACTCTCCGCAACTGACTTTCCAAGTTAACGAAAATGAAGAtccagaaaatgaaattactCAACTGAAGACCCTTTTAAAATCATATTTAGATTCTCCAAGGGACACCGAGACTTTGCTAAATGGTGTTATTAACGAATGTAACTCTGCTATAACCGCTAAGAATGAAACACTTTTAAACgacattgaattttatgTAATTTTTGCCATTGCACTGTCTGAATTATCTGTGTTCAAAGTCAATGACTCTAAATTGAGGATTAATGATATCTTCGAAAATGCAATGGATGCCATAAAGTTGGGTATGGAAAAAAACTTCAAAGACACTTCAAAATTGAGATTAATCGTCTctaaaatcatttttcaaagaatccCATTAGAATACATTTCCAAATTGAAAGTTAGTAGTACCAAGATTGCTAACATCGATCTTTCCAAGATGTTGAAAGAAGGTATTGAATCATTTTCTGTCATAAGAGAAAAGGATATGGACCAATTGGAATTAtgctttgaaatattaaaaagttttgatgatttattagatattgtagaaaattttggtacTGAGAATAATCTAAAGGAAGGTTTAgatagtgatgatgatgaagaattggatgaggaggaagatgaagagattgttttgaagaagaatcatCCTCTACATGGAATTAAGAACAATCTTCATAGTCATTACAAATGGTTGAAGaatcaattcattgaattatttgaatttgtttCTGAAACTTATAAAGGTAGTAAATTATACCACTCCATTGCGAAATCTACCGGTGAATTATACTTGAAAGATGCTGAAATTCCATCAAGTACCTATGTAAGATTACAATATGGACATGATGATGGaggtgatgaagaaatcacgttaactgaagaagaagagaaattaGCTGCTGAATCTCAAAAGGAGGcgttgaatttgataaaatctGCATTGGAATATCTAGATAAAGCGCAAATTTCTGATGATCCAGAAACTTGGGTTCAAGTTGCAGAGGCTTACATCGATTTAGGAAATATCCACGACTACGGTTCGACTGAACAAGAAGACGCCTACAAGAAAGCTGAGGAGCTATTGAAGAGAGCCAACGTGGCATCTCACAATAAatatgaagatattttaaacAACCTACTGCAAAAGGATTGA
- the KAFR0C06190 gene encoding type I glyceraldehyde-3-phosphate dehydrogenase (similar to Saccharomyces cerevisiae TDH3 (YGR192C) and TDH2 (YJR009C); ancestral locus Anc_5.155): MVRIAINGFGRIGRLVFRIALNRKDVEVVAINDPFIAVDYAAYMFKYDSTHGPYKGAVSHDDKHIVIDGHKVAVYQERDPANLPWAASKIDIVVDSTGVFKELDTCQKHIDAGAKKVVITAPSSTAPMFVVGVNEDKYAGQNIVSNASCTTNCLAPLAKVINDAFGIEEGLMTTVHSLTATQKTVDGPSHKDWRGGRTASGNIIPSSTGAAKAVGKVLPELQGKLTGMAFRVPTVDVSVVDLTVKLAKETTYDEIKKVVKAASEGKLKGVLGYTEDAVVSSDFISDPRSSIFDASAGIQLSPKFVKLVSWYDNEYGYSTRVVDLVEHVARA, encoded by the coding sequence atggttAGAATTGCTATTAACGGTTTCGGTAGAATCGGTAGATTAGTCTTCAGAATTGCTTTAAACAGAAAGGACGTTGAAGTCGTTGCCATCAACGATCCATTCATTGCTGTTGACTACGCTGCTTACATGTTCAAGTACGACTCCACCCACGGTCCATACAAGGGTGCTGTCTCCCACGATGACAAGCACATCGTCATCGATGGTCACAAGGTCGCTGTCTACCAAGAAAGAGACCCAGCTAACTTACCATGGGCTGCTAGCAAGATCGACATTGTTGTTGACTCCACTGGTGTTTTCAAGGAATTAGACACTTGTCAAAAGCACATTGACGCCGGTGCTAAGAAGGTTGTCATCACTGCTCCATCCAGTACCGCTCCAATGTTCGTCGTTGGTGTTAACGAAGACAAATACGCTGGTCAAAACATTGTCTCCAACGCTTCTTGTACCACTAACTGTTTAGCTCCATTAGCTAAGGTTATCAACGATGCTTTCGGTATCGAAGAAGGTTTAATGACCACTGTCCACTCTTTAACTGCTACCCAAAAGACTGTTGATGGTCCATCCCACAAGGACTGGAGAGGTGGTAGAACCGCTTCTGGTAACATCATCCCATCCTCTACTGGTGCTGCCAAGGCTGTCGGTAAGGTCTTACCAGAATTACAAGGTAAGTTAACCGGTATGGCTTTCAGAGTCCCAACCGTCGATGTTTCCGTTGTCGATTTAACTGTTAAGTTAGCTAAGGAAACTACTTACGATGAAATCAAGAAGGTCGTCAAGGCTGCTTCTGAAGGTAAGTTAAAGGGTGTCTTAGGTTACACTGAAGATGCTGTTGTCTCTTCTGACTTCATCTCTGACCCAAGATCTTCTATCTTCGACGCTTCCGCTGGTATTCAATTATCTCCAAAGTTCGTCAAATTAGTCTCTTGGTACGATAACGAATACGGTTACTCCACCAGAGTTGTTGACTTAGTCGAACACGTCGCCAGAGCTTAA
- the SUI2 gene encoding translation initiation factor eIF2 subunit alpha (similar to Saccharomyces cerevisiae SUI2 (YJR007W); ancestral locus Anc_5.157) → MSINHCRFYENKYPEVDDVVMVNVQQIAEMGAYVKLLEYDNIEGMILLSELSRRRIRSIQKLIRVGKNDVVVVLRVDKEKGYIDLSKRRVSSEDIIKCEEKYQKSKTVHSILRYCAEKFQIPLEDLYKSIAWPLSRKFGHAYEAFKLSIIDETVWEGIEPPSQEILSELKTYISKRLTPQAVKIRADVEVSCFSYEGIDAIKEALKSAEAISTEQMQIKVKLVAAPLYVITTQALDKAQGIELLETAITKINEVITKYGGVCNITMPPKAVTATEDAELQALLESKELDNRSDSEDEDDSDYE, encoded by the coding sequence ATGTCCATCAACCATTGTAGGTTTTACGAAAACAAGTATCCAGAAGTTGACGATGTCGTCATGGTCAATGTTCAACAAATCGCCGAAATGGGTGCTTACGtcaaattattagaatATGACAATATTGAAGGTATGATTCTACTGAGTGAATTATCTCGTAGACGTATAAGATCtatccaaaaattgatccGTGTTGGTAAGAATGATGTCGTTGTCGTCTTACGtgttgataaagaaaaaggtTACATTGATTTATCAAAACGTCGTGTATCTTCAGAAGATATAATTAAAtgtgaagaaaaatatcaaaaatctaAAACTGTTCATTCCATCTTGAGATACTGTGCTGAGAAATTCCAAATTCCATTAGAAgatttatataaatcaattgCATGGCCATTAAGTCGAAAATTCGGACATGCTTATGAagctttcaaattatctatTATTGACGAAACCGTTTGGGAAGGTATCGAACCACCATCTCAGGAAATATTGTcagaattgaaaacttACATTTCAAAGAGATTAACTCCACAAGCTGTCAAAATTAGAGCCGATGTTGAGGTTTCTTGTTTCAGTTACGAAGGTATCGATGCCATTAAAGAGGCTTTGAAGTCAGCTGAAGCCATCTCTACCGAACAAATGCAAATTAAAGTTAAATTAGTCGCTGCTCCTTTATATGTCATTACCACCCAAGCTTTAGACAAAGCTCAAGGTATTGAACTATTAGAAACTgcaattacaaaaattaatgaagtCATTACTAAATATGGTGGTGTTTGTAACATTACTATGCCACCAAAGGCTGTCACCGCCACTGAAGATGCTGAATTACAAGCTCTATTGGAATCTAAGGAATTAGACAACAGATCCGattctgaagatgaagatgactCTGATTATGAATAA
- the RSB1 gene encoding phospholipid-translocating ATPase RSB1 (similar to Saccharomyces cerevisiae RSB1 (YOR049C); ancestral locus Anc_5.647), protein MVPNLGFNASMIGIWGALLLAQIAQLYFRQYWFSVSFICTGILEVIGYIGRTMNHFNVANRQGYLLNMICLTISPVFTMAGIYYQLAKLIEVYGHRFALLGSPMAYSYVFITSDIISLVVQAIGGGVAASATSRNTSSEPGKDIFIAGLALQVVSMIIFITFWFHFLYKIYIGTRKEHDKNFKISDFFKISQNDIDYLYREKYHDLRINPSRWPFKYFTLSLTATVLLIFTRCVYRLAELSYGWLGKLVSHEWYFIALDCLMMTISTVIMTVIHPGLALQGRYVSIPITKGRVDPELLEGTLSENRSSSTASMSTELKVPIVEDSKPNKLNFSKKVWSFKKK, encoded by the coding sequence ATGGTGCCGAATCTGGGCTTTAATGCCTCTATGATTGGTATATGGGGTGCATTGCTATTGGCGCAGATCGCACAACTATATTTCAGACAGTATTGGTTTTCTGTTTCATTTATCTGTACAGGAATTTTAGAAGTTATCGGTTATATTGGTAGAACTATGaatcatttcaatgttgCTAATAGACAAGgttatcttttgaatatgaTTTGTTTAACCATTTCTCCGGTCTTTACCATGGCTGGTATCTACTATCAACTAGCCAAATTGATCGAGGTTTATGGTCATAGATTTGCTCTTTTAGGTTCGCCAATGGCGTATTCGTACGTATTCATTACTAGTGATATCATTTCGCTTGTCGTTCAAGCCATCGGAGGTGGTGTCGCTGCAAGCGCCACAAGTAGGAACACTTCGAGTGAACCAGGTAAAGATATCTTCATTGCAGGTTTAGCTCTACAAGTCGTATCGAtgattattttcattacaTTTTGGTTCCATTTCCTctataaaatttatatcGGTACAAGGAAAGAGcatgataaaaatttcaagataagtgatttcttcaaaatctcaCAAAATGATATCGATTATCTTTACCGAGAAAAATATCACGATTTAAGAATCAATCCATCTCGTTGGCCATTTAAGTATTTCACTTTATCATTGACTGCTACCGTGCTACTAATCTTTACACGTTGTGTATACCGTCTTGCCGAACTGTCATACGGATGGCTAGGTAAACTGGTCTCGCATGAATGGTATTTCATCGCACTAGATTGTCTAATGATGACCATTTCTACTGTGATCATGACAGTAATACATCCAGGATTGGCTCTTCAAGGTAGGTACGTATCGATACCAATCACTAAGGGAAGAGTGGACCCGGAGCTTTTAGAAGGCACTCTATCCGAAAATAGAAGCAGTTCCACTGCATCAATGAGTACAGAGCTAAAAGTGCCAATTGTAGAAGATAGTAAGCCTAATAAgctcaatttttcaaaaaaagtttggtcatttaagaaaaaataa
- the TMC1 gene encoding Tmc1p (similar to Saccharomyces cerevisiae YOR052C; ancestral locus Anc_5.653), with protein sequence MSDLNVNKIKLTPDSLATKEELSADLALKRSPSAASSLASGATVTTANASSPLPILSKISSTDSGVSTSRKRVNKRSSQKPKKKRKNLCFFKDCDNLSLKLIGDCKFCNGSFCSKHRIMENHDCNRLNDCKEIMHKKNADKLNKEQTLIPKLRI encoded by the coding sequence ATGTCAGACTTAAACGTGAacaagataaaattgacTCCTGATAGTTTAGCTACAAAAGAAGAGTTGTCAGCGGACTTGGCATTGAAAAGAAGTCCCTCTGCTGCCTCCAGCTTAGCAAGTGGTGCCACGGTGACAACCGCTAATGCATCATCGCCCCTTCCCATTTTATCCAAGATATCAAGTACAGACAGTGGTGTGTCTACATCGCGTAAACGTGTAAACAAGAGGTCCTCACAAAagccaaagaagaagagaaagaatcTATGCTTTTTCAAGGATTGCGATAATCtctctttgaaattgattggAGATTGTAAGTTTTGTAATGGGTCCTTCTGTTCTAAGCACAGAATAATGGAAAATCATGATTGTAATCGTCTAAATGATTGTAAGGAAATTATGCATAAGAAAAATGcagataaattgaataaagaaCAAACTTTGATTCCAAAACTTcgaatttga